A window from Megasphaera vaginalis (ex Bordigoni et al. 2020) encodes these proteins:
- a CDS encoding phosphoribosylformylglycinamidine synthase, translating to MQTIRRLYVAKKGIFADEAKRMLSDVKDNLQIQGLKEIVIFNRYDVSGLDDAAFEAAKAMIFSEPPVDHVYETLPVAENDTVLAIEFLPGQYDQRADSAMQCLQMLTLRNESLVRTARVFVFKGDLTAADVAAIKKYCINPVEAREASLAAATTLELPWERPEDVPVIEGFTAMDRGALIALSGAMGLAMSPEDLVFCQAYFRDEEKRNPTITEIRVIDTYWSDHCRHTTFMTELTDITIDEGKFTAPVQRAYEAYRTTRQALQRKKPQTLMDMATIAVKELKAAGKLQNLDESEEINACTIIIPVDVDGIEEEWLLLFKNETHNHPTEIEPFGGAATCLGGCIRDPLSGRSYVYQAMRVTGAGDPRQAIRDTLPGKLPQRLLTTGAAKGYSSYGNQIGLATGEVKEYYHPGFIAKRMEIGAVLGAAPRSNVVRKAPVPGDIVILLGGKTGRDGCGGATGSSKKHTVSSLETCGAEVQKGNALTERKIQRLFRRHEVTTLIKRCNDFGAGGVSVAIGELTDGLDINLDAVPKKYEGLDGTELAISESQERMAVVVEAKDVETFMAYAAEENLEATIVAEATDTKRLVMHWRGQDVVNITRAFLDTNGVTQRRQAVVTAPAETALFAPPAVSDVKQTWLDTMQTLNVASEQGLAERFDSTIGAGTVLMPFGGRYQKTPVEGMVAKIPVLHGKTETASIFTHGYDPELASWSPFHGALYAVVQSVAKLVALGGDRRQAYLTMQEFFQSLGTDSEAWGQPVSALLGAYTAQKALQIAAIGGKDSMSGTFENITVPPTLVSFAIVPQKTKYIVSPELKSTDSAVLLFDLPRDEAEIPDWDVFKDHCDFLYEQVLAGKIRAMHAVGRGGIAAALAQMAFGNGIGVTVDKGVPVADLFALRYGALLVETAANDGAAWEQKGHVRRVGVTTAQRAMKIGATEIALNELQEAWEAPLRQIFPLCSESASDDAELSLYPTYGPQRGEHFGKPRVFIPVCPGTNCEYDSAAAFERAGAVTDTLVLRNESPAALAESIEEMAKRIAQAQIVMFPGGFSSGDEPEGSGKFIATLFRSAALAEALERLLHRRDGLALGICNGFQALIKLGLLPYGTIRPLRDDSPTLTYNTIGRHLSRMVNTKVVSVMSPWFHNVKAGDVHTIAISHGEGRFVATPAQIRELAAKGQIATQYVDLAGKATNDSTYNPNQSILAVEGITSPDGRVLGKMAHTERFAAADIFRNISGNKYQPIFAAGVAYFK from the coding sequence ATGCAGACAATTCGACGGTTGTATGTGGCTAAAAAAGGCATTTTTGCCGATGAAGCAAAGCGCATGCTTAGCGATGTAAAGGATAATTTGCAGATTCAAGGACTGAAAGAAATAGTGATATTTAACCGCTACGACGTAAGCGGTTTGGACGATGCCGCGTTTGAGGCGGCTAAGGCGATGATCTTTTCAGAACCGCCTGTTGATCATGTCTACGAAACGCTGCCTGTCGCTGAAAATGATACGGTCCTGGCCATTGAGTTCCTGCCGGGACAATATGATCAACGCGCCGATTCGGCGATGCAGTGCTTGCAGATGCTGACGCTGCGGAATGAATCTCTTGTGCGCACTGCCCGTGTTTTTGTGTTCAAAGGTGACTTGACCGCCGCCGATGTGGCGGCTATAAAAAAATACTGCATCAATCCCGTTGAAGCAAGAGAAGCGTCGTTGGCGGCGGCGACAACGTTGGAACTCCCGTGGGAACGGCCTGAAGATGTGCCGGTCATAGAAGGGTTTACGGCTATGGATCGGGGGGCGCTGATCGCCTTGTCCGGCGCTATGGGGTTGGCAATGAGCCCGGAAGACTTGGTGTTCTGTCAAGCCTATTTCCGTGATGAAGAGAAACGGAATCCGACGATTACGGAAATTCGTGTCATAGATACCTACTGGTCCGATCATTGCCGGCATACGACTTTTATGACGGAATTGACCGATATTACTATCGACGAAGGGAAATTTACAGCTCCCGTTCAACGCGCTTACGAGGCGTACCGGACGACGCGGCAGGCTTTGCAGCGCAAAAAGCCGCAAACGCTGATGGATATGGCGACAATTGCCGTCAAAGAGTTAAAGGCTGCCGGCAAGTTGCAGAATCTCGACGAATCGGAAGAAATCAATGCCTGCACGATCATTATTCCTGTTGACGTCGACGGTATCGAAGAAGAATGGCTGCTCCTCTTTAAAAATGAAACCCATAATCATCCGACGGAGATTGAACCCTTCGGCGGTGCCGCTACCTGTCTCGGCGGTTGTATTCGCGATCCCCTGAGCGGCCGCTCCTACGTGTATCAGGCAATGCGCGTTACCGGCGCCGGCGATCCGCGGCAGGCGATTCGAGACACCTTACCCGGTAAATTGCCGCAGCGGCTTCTGACGACCGGCGCCGCTAAAGGGTACAGTTCTTACGGCAATCAGATCGGGTTGGCTACAGGTGAAGTAAAAGAATATTACCATCCCGGCTTTATTGCCAAGCGGATGGAAATCGGTGCCGTTCTCGGTGCCGCACCGCGCAGCAATGTCGTGCGGAAGGCTCCCGTGCCCGGTGATATCGTCATCCTCCTTGGCGGCAAGACGGGACGTGACGGCTGCGGCGGCGCCACGGGGTCTTCCAAGAAGCATACGGTCAGCTCCTTGGAAACGTGCGGCGCCGAAGTGCAGAAGGGGAATGCGCTGACGGAACGCAAGATACAGCGTCTTTTCCGCCGTCATGAAGTGACGACGCTGATCAAGCGCTGTAATGATTTCGGCGCCGGCGGCGTATCCGTTGCAATCGGCGAATTGACAGACGGGCTGGATATTAATTTGGATGCAGTACCGAAAAAATACGAAGGTCTTGACGGCACGGAACTGGCTATTTCGGAATCGCAAGAACGAATGGCTGTTGTCGTTGAGGCAAAAGATGTCGAAACTTTTATGGCTTACGCCGCCGAAGAAAACCTGGAGGCTACTATTGTGGCCGAAGCGACGGACACGAAGCGGCTGGTTATGCATTGGCGCGGTCAGGACGTCGTCAATATTACGCGGGCTTTCCTCGATACGAACGGTGTCACGCAGCGACGTCAAGCCGTCGTCACCGCACCGGCGGAGACGGCACTGTTTGCGCCGCCGGCGGTCAGCGACGTCAAGCAGACTTGGCTCGATACGATGCAGACGCTCAATGTCGCTTCCGAACAGGGACTGGCAGAACGATTCGACAGTACGATCGGTGCCGGTACGGTCCTGATGCCTTTTGGCGGTCGTTACCAAAAAACGCCTGTTGAAGGCATGGTTGCTAAAATTCCCGTTTTGCACGGGAAAACGGAAACGGCCAGCATCTTTACGCACGGATATGATCCGGAACTGGCATCGTGGAGCCCTTTCCACGGCGCGCTTTACGCTGTTGTCCAGTCTGTAGCCAAGCTTGTCGCACTCGGCGGTGACCGGCGGCAGGCCTATTTGACGATGCAGGAATTCTTCCAAAGTCTCGGTACGGACAGTGAGGCTTGGGGGCAGCCTGTCAGCGCCCTGCTCGGCGCGTATACGGCGCAGAAGGCCTTGCAGATCGCCGCGATCGGTGGTAAAGACAGTATGAGCGGTACCTTCGAAAACATTACGGTGCCGCCGACGCTGGTATCCTTCGCCATTGTACCGCAGAAGACAAAGTATATCGTTTCGCCTGAACTGAAATCGACAGACAGTGCAGTGCTTCTCTTTGATTTGCCCCGAGATGAGGCGGAGATTCCTGATTGGGACGTTTTTAAGGATCACTGTGACTTTTTATATGAACAGGTATTGGCAGGTAAGATCAGAGCCATGCATGCCGTCGGACGAGGCGGTATTGCCGCAGCGCTCGCGCAAATGGCGTTCGGCAACGGCATCGGCGTTACCGTCGATAAAGGCGTGCCGGTTGCAGACCTTTTTGCCCTTCGTTACGGCGCGTTGCTCGTTGAAACGGCTGCGAACGATGGCGCGGCCTGGGAACAGAAAGGTCATGTACGCCGCGTCGGCGTGACGACGGCACAACGGGCTATGAAGATTGGCGCGACGGAAATCGCGCTGAACGAATTGCAGGAAGCGTGGGAAGCGCCGCTGCGCCAGATTTTTCCGCTCTGCAGCGAGAGCGCGTCAGATGACGCCGAACTATCGCTCTATCCGACGTACGGGCCGCAGCGGGGCGAGCATTTCGGCAAACCGCGCGTGTTTATTCCCGTATGCCCCGGTACAAACTGTGAATATGACTCGGCGGCGGCGTTTGAGCGAGCCGGCGCCGTAACGGATACGCTGGTGCTGCGTAACGAATCGCCGGCGGCTTTGGCGGAATCGATTGAGGAAATGGCGAAACGAATAGCCCAAGCGCAGATCGTCATGTTTCCCGGCGGCTTCAGCTCCGGCGATGAACCGGAAGGCTCCGGCAAATTTATCGCCACCCTTTTCCGCAGCGCCGCTTTAGCGGAAGCGCTGGAACGACTTCTGCACCGGCGCGACGGTTTAGCTCTCGGCATCTGTAACGGTTTTCAGGCCTTGATCAAGCTCGGGCTCCTGCCTTATGGCACGATCCGTCCCTTGCGTGACGACAGTCCTACGCTCACGTACAATACCATCGGACGACATCTCTCGCGAATGGTCAATACAAAGGTCGTTTCCGTCATGTCTCCGTGGTTCCATAACGTTAAGGCCGGAGACGTTCATACGATTGCCATTTCTCACGGCGAAGGCCGCTTTGTGGCGACGCCCGCTCAGATCCGTGAACTGGCGGCGAAAGGGCAGATTGCAACGCAGTATGTCGATTTGGCGGGGAAGGCTACGAACGACAGCACGTATAACCCGAATCAATCCATTTTGGCAGTTGAAGGGATTACCAGTCCTGACGGTCGTGTTCTCGGCAAAATGGCACATACGGAACGATTTGCCGCAGCAGATATTTTTCGTAATATTAGCGGCAATAAATATCAACCCATTTTTGCCGCCGGTGTAGCGTATTTTAAATAA
- the brnQ gene encoding branched-chain amino acid transport system II carrier protein produces MFHKGIQIGVLLFGLFFGAGNLIFPPSLGFQSGASFPSAIAGFIITGVGMPVVALIVGTFNPGSFRAEMNRKISPLFSLIILTVIYLVIGPTMTIPRTAATSFSVGILPLAGNGPLPLFFYTALYFGLGWWLSITPSKLLSRVGKVLTPVFAIMIVILFVLGLLSFTSPALTEPLGKYAESSFGSGFIEGYNTVDTIASFAFSLIALDTLRQLGFASKKEYYGSVWAAGAAVAVLMSFLYLGLGLLGNHFPIPAAVYGDPSVNLGAYVLTQASYRVFGTVGVWFLAVMISITCFTTAVGLIASVSQFFAAEFPKLTYKQYVTVCSVMSFAIANLGLNEIITISLPCLLFVYPIAIAVVILVIVNKFTALSHPGMCLTVTVAGLIAFIDILSQFAHLTWAGNIIAAMPLGTMGLAWLIPVLVCTALCRFLPKKITGETTSLIKE; encoded by the coding sequence ATGTTTCACAAAGGTATCCAGATCGGTGTATTGTTATTCGGTCTTTTTTTCGGCGCCGGAAATTTGATTTTCCCGCCCTCCCTCGGGTTCCAGTCGGGAGCCTCATTCCCGTCCGCAATTGCGGGCTTCATCATTACCGGCGTCGGCATGCCGGTCGTCGCCTTAATCGTGGGAACGTTTAATCCAGGCAGCTTTCGCGCTGAAATGAACCGCAAAATATCACCCCTGTTTTCTCTCATTATTCTGACGGTCATTTATCTCGTCATTGGCCCGACGATGACAATCCCCCGCACGGCGGCAACGTCCTTTTCCGTCGGCATTCTCCCCCTGGCCGGCAACGGCCCGTTACCTCTTTTCTTCTATACGGCGCTCTATTTCGGTCTCGGCTGGTGGCTTTCGATTACGCCTTCAAAGTTATTGTCCCGCGTCGGCAAAGTGTTGACCCCCGTTTTTGCCATCATGATCGTTATCCTCTTTGTTCTCGGTCTCTTATCCTTCACGTCACCGGCGTTGACGGAGCCCCTCGGCAAGTACGCCGAATCGTCGTTTGGCTCCGGCTTTATTGAAGGCTACAATACAGTTGACACCATCGCTTCTTTCGCATTTTCGCTCATCGCCTTGGATACGTTGCGACAACTCGGTTTCGCGTCTAAAAAGGAATACTATGGCAGTGTTTGGGCTGCCGGCGCCGCCGTTGCCGTTCTGATGAGCTTCCTCTATTTGGGGCTCGGCCTGTTAGGCAACCATTTTCCCATTCCTGCCGCAGTTTACGGTGATCCGTCGGTAAATCTCGGCGCCTACGTGCTGACACAAGCTTCCTATCGCGTTTTTGGCACCGTCGGCGTCTGGTTCCTGGCCGTCATGATTTCCATTACCTGTTTTACGACAGCCGTCGGCCTGATCGCATCGGTTTCCCAATTTTTCGCCGCAGAATTCCCGAAACTCACGTACAAACAATATGTCACGGTTTGCTCCGTCATGAGCTTTGCCATCGCCAATCTCGGTCTCAATGAAATCATCACCATTTCGCTGCCGTGTCTGCTTTTCGTCTATCCCATCGCCATCGCCGTTGTCATTCTGGTCATCGTCAATAAATTTACGGCTCTTTCCCATCCCGGCATGTGTCTCACCGTGACCGTAGCAGGACTGATTGCCTTTATCGATATTCTCAGCCAATTCGCTCATCTGACCTGGGCCGGCAACATAATCGCCGCCATGCCCCTCGGTACAATGGGATTGGCCTGGCTTATTCCCGTACTGGTCTGCACCGCCCTCTGCCGCTTCCTGCCGAAGAAAATCACCGGTGAGACGACTTCTCTGATCAAGGAATAG
- a CDS encoding M20 metallopeptidase family protein produces the protein MMMDNTIKDLVAAYGHELVENRRYLHAHPELSFQEKHTAQWIRSRLKKAGITLLEGISGNSTVGCLKGNKPGPAIGLRADIDALGLIENNDLPYKSTVPGVMHACGHDAHTAILMAAAEILAKHPELIAGTIYFIFEQAEEFLPGGAVQLVKDGIMDKIDYIFAIHVNAESPIGTLDVHGGTRFAAVGTYDFKITGKGGHGGFPHTANNPLIPASELITAIHLIPAMKCDPLTSSTVSVSYLHCGVEGVANVIPEKVSMGGCVRVLDTKVRESIMKEIDRLGRAICAAHNCAVEVALVYGYPACIVDEKCAAIMAEAARELGINVLDVPPNLGAEDFAYFSQEKPAAIAWFGLADPTGTHAPTPHHNPAFYLADEAGLPLALEYVLTVYKKALQRLTTP, from the coding sequence ATGATGATGGATAATACGATCAAAGACCTGGTCGCGGCATATGGTCATGAACTCGTCGAAAATCGGCGATACCTGCATGCTCACCCGGAATTGTCTTTCCAAGAAAAGCATACGGCCCAATGGATCCGCAGCCGCCTGAAAAAGGCCGGCATCACCTTACTGGAAGGAATCAGCGGCAACAGTACGGTCGGCTGTTTAAAAGGAAACAAACCCGGTCCTGCCATCGGACTGCGCGCCGATATCGATGCACTCGGGCTGATCGAAAACAACGATCTGCCGTATAAAAGCACTGTCCCCGGCGTAATGCACGCCTGCGGCCACGATGCGCACACAGCAATCCTGATGGCGGCTGCGGAAATCTTGGCAAAACACCCCGAACTCATTGCGGGAACCATCTATTTCATTTTTGAGCAAGCAGAAGAATTCCTCCCCGGCGGAGCCGTGCAACTCGTAAAAGACGGTATCATGGATAAGATCGATTATATTTTTGCAATTCACGTCAACGCCGAAAGCCCGATCGGCACGCTGGATGTGCATGGCGGCACCCGTTTCGCCGCCGTTGGCACATACGATTTTAAAATCACCGGCAAAGGCGGTCACGGCGGTTTTCCCCATACTGCCAATAATCCGCTGATTCCGGCCAGTGAACTGATCACTGCCATCCATTTGATCCCGGCAATGAAATGTGATCCCCTGACCAGCAGCACCGTCTCCGTGAGTTACCTCCATTGCGGCGTAGAAGGTGTTGCCAATGTGATCCCGGAAAAAGTCAGCATGGGCGGCTGCGTCCGCGTCTTGGACACAAAGGTGCGCGAATCCATCATGAAGGAAATCGACCGCTTGGGGCGAGCCATCTGTGCAGCGCACAACTGTGCTGTCGAAGTGGCCCTGGTCTACGGTTATCCGGCCTGTATCGTCGACGAAAAATGCGCGGCCATCATGGCGGAAGCGGCGCGGGAATTGGGCATCAACGTTCTCGATGTACCGCCCAATTTGGGCGCTGAAGATTTTGCTTACTTCAGCCAGGAAAAGCCTGCCGCCATCGCCTGGTTCGGCCTTGCCGACCCGACGGGGACACACGCGCCGACGCCGCACCATAACCCGGCTTTTTATTTAGCCGATGAAGCCGGTCTGCCTTTGGCTCTGGAATATGTGCTGACTGTATACAAAAAAGCGCTTCAGCGCTTGACGACACCTTAA
- the nifJ gene encoding pyruvate:ferredoxin (flavodoxin) oxidoreductase translates to MSSKKVFKTMDGNEAAAYIAYAFTELASIFPITPSSPMAEHVDEWAAHGRKNLFGTTVQVQEMQSEKGAAGAMHGALNTGSLTTTFTSSQGMMIMLSNMFKVTSELLPGVFHVASRTVATNGYTIFAGHDDVMAMRGTGISIMAESSVQEVMDLAAVVHATAISCRVPILNFFDGFRTSHEVQKIEVIPYEELEPMLDKEAVQAFRDRGMNPDKPEAVSFCESAEVYMQHRESLNKFYDRVPDVAEHYMKMIGDITGREYHLFNYTGAPDAEYVIVIMASGAQTVEETVRHLVAQGEKVGCINVHMFRPWSEKHFLAAIPDTVKRIAVLDRTKETGANGEPLYQSVAACFARMDNAPRVYGGRYGIASKEFLPADVVAAFDNLKSFNPKHDFTLSINDDVTHKSLPRTCSLDLGGKDVKACKFWGFGSDGTVGANKSAIKIIGDNTDMYAQAYFAYDSKKSGGVTVSHLRFGNEPILMPYLINSADFIACHRQSYVHSFDLLRGVKKGGTFLLNTVWKPEELDEKLPASLKRAIAKNEVEFYIIDAVGIAQKIGLGGRINMIMQSAFFKLSEVIPLDLAISKLKESVVKSYGKKGQKVVDMNNAAIDEGLTNIVKINVPASWADAVDEPADLSKHTEFFKDFAIPVNRLEGDDLPVSAYAGREDGRWPTGTCAEEKRGVAMFVPSWDANKCIGCNQCSFVCPHAAIRPFLLTEEEAAKAPTGYQDKEIKAAPGYKYNIVVSVMDCLGCSSCTHVCPAKALEMKPYDEEQYKAALWDYVIALPQKPNPKDKMTVLGSQFEQPLLEFTGACAGCAETPYCKVVTQLYGDRMMVANAHGCSSVWGGSAPTCGYTKNEQGHGPAWSTSLFEDNAEYGFGMFLAEKTERKLLKEYIEAAMDVASPELQAAFKEWLDKMMDSEGTRERADKVQALLEAEKDGKEALEKVYGLRRFLVKRSQWIFGGDGWAYDIGYGGLDHVLAMNEDVNVLVFDTEVYSNTGGQSSKATPTAAVAQFAAAGKRTKKKDLGMMEATYGYVYVAQVAMGADKNQFMKALKEAEAYPGPSLIIGYAPCINHGLKLGQGQSQLEQKLAVESGYWHLWRYNPLLKKEGKNPFILDSKPPKGNFREFLMGETRFSSLQRTFPEIAEALFQKTEEDAKERYESYVRMEKSMSLDVKEELELTK, encoded by the coding sequence ATGTCAAGCAAGAAAGTTTTTAAAACGATGGATGGGAATGAAGCGGCTGCCTATATTGCCTATGCATTTACGGAACTGGCTTCCATTTTCCCGATTACACCGTCGTCGCCGATGGCTGAACATGTCGATGAATGGGCAGCTCACGGCCGCAAGAATTTATTCGGAACAACTGTGCAGGTGCAGGAAATGCAGTCTGAAAAAGGTGCTGCCGGCGCTATGCACGGTGCGTTGAACACCGGCTCCCTGACGACGACCTTTACCTCCTCGCAGGGCATGATGATCATGCTTTCGAACATGTTCAAAGTTACCAGTGAACTTCTCCCCGGCGTTTTCCATGTTGCTTCCCGTACTGTTGCCACGAACGGGTATACCATTTTTGCCGGCCATGACGACGTTATGGCTATGCGCGGTACAGGCATCAGCATCATGGCTGAATCCAGCGTACAGGAAGTTATGGATCTGGCGGCAGTTGTTCATGCTACGGCTATTTCCTGCCGTGTGCCGATTTTGAACTTCTTCGATGGGTTCCGTACGTCCCATGAAGTGCAAAAGATCGAAGTTATTCCGTATGAAGAATTGGAACCGATGCTTGATAAAGAAGCTGTCCAGGCATTCCGTGACCGCGGCATGAATCCGGATAAACCGGAAGCCGTTTCGTTCTGTGAATCGGCGGAAGTGTATATGCAGCATCGTGAATCGCTGAACAAATTCTATGACCGTGTTCCCGACGTGGCCGAACACTACATGAAGATGATCGGCGACATTACCGGTCGCGAATATCATCTCTTCAATTATACAGGTGCTCCCGATGCGGAATATGTCATCGTTATCATGGCTTCCGGGGCGCAGACCGTCGAAGAAACGGTTCGTCATCTCGTAGCGCAAGGTGAAAAAGTAGGTTGCATCAACGTACACATGTTCCGCCCCTGGTCGGAAAAGCACTTCCTCGCCGCCATTCCGGATACGGTTAAGCGGATTGCCGTTCTGGATCGCACGAAAGAAACCGGCGCCAACGGTGAACCCTTGTACCAGAGTGTTGCCGCCTGCTTTGCCCGTATGGATAATGCGCCGCGCGTTTACGGCGGTCGTTACGGGATCGCTTCGAAGGAATTCCTGCCGGCTGATGTCGTAGCGGCTTTCGATAACCTGAAATCCTTTAACCCGAAACATGACTTTACGCTCAGCATTAACGACGACGTTACACATAAATCCCTGCCGCGCACGTGCAGTCTTGATCTTGGCGGTAAAGACGTCAAAGCTTGCAAATTCTGGGGCTTCGGTTCTGACGGTACAGTCGGCGCCAACAAGTCTGCTATCAAGATTATCGGCGATAACACGGACATGTATGCACAGGCATACTTTGCTTATGACTCGAAGAAGTCCGGCGGCGTAACCGTATCGCATCTCCGTTTCGGTAATGAACCGATCCTGATGCCGTATCTCATTAACAGTGCCGATTTTATTGCCTGCCACCGGCAGTCATACGTTCACTCCTTCGATCTTCTTCGCGGCGTGAAAAAAGGCGGCACCTTCCTTTTGAATACCGTCTGGAAACCGGAAGAATTGGATGAAAAATTACCGGCATCCCTGAAACGCGCCATTGCGAAGAATGAAGTCGAATTCTATATTATTGATGCTGTCGGCATTGCGCAGAAGATCGGGTTGGGCGGCCGTATCAACATGATCATGCAATCGGCGTTCTTCAAACTTTCCGAAGTCATTCCGCTGGATTTGGCGATCAGCAAATTGAAGGAATCCGTTGTTAAATCGTACGGCAAAAAAGGTCAGAAAGTTGTCGATATGAATAACGCAGCCATCGACGAAGGATTGACGAATATCGTCAAGATCAACGTTCCCGCTTCCTGGGCTGACGCTGTTGACGAACCTGCCGATCTGTCGAAGCATACGGAATTCTTTAAAGATTTCGCCATTCCCGTCAACCGTCTTGAAGGCGATGATCTTCCGGTCAGTGCGTATGCCGGCCGTGAAGACGGCAGATGGCCGACCGGCACATGCGCCGAAGAAAAACGCGGCGTTGCCATGTTCGTACCGAGCTGGGATGCCAATAAGTGTATCGGTTGTAATCAGTGTTCCTTTGTCTGCCCGCACGCCGCTATCCGTCCGTTCCTGCTGACGGAAGAAGAAGCCGCCAAGGCGCCTACCGGTTACCAGGATAAGGAAATTAAGGCTGCTCCCGGCTACAAATACAACATCGTCGTTTCCGTTATGGACTGCCTCGGCTGTTCCAGCTGTACACACGTCTGCCCGGCTAAGGCGTTGGAAATGAAGCCGTATGACGAAGAACAGTACAAAGCGGCTCTTTGGGATTATGTCATCGCTTTGCCGCAGAAACCGAATCCGAAGGACAAGATGACCGTTCTCGGCAGCCAGTTCGAACAACCGCTCCTCGAATTCACCGGGGCTTGTGCCGGTTGTGCGGAAACACCGTACTGCAAGGTTGTTACACAGCTCTACGGCGATCGCATGATGGTCGCAAACGCTCACGGCTGTTCCAGTGTTTGGGGTGGCAGCGCACCGACTTGCGGCTATACGAAAAATGAACAAGGTCATGGTCCCGCCTGGTCGACGTCGCTCTTTGAAGATAATGCCGAGTATGGCTTCGGCATGTTCTTGGCTGAAAAGACGGAACGCAAACTCCTGAAAGAATATATTGAAGCCGCGATGGATGTTGCCAGCCCGGAATTGCAGGCAGCTTTCAAAGAATGGCTTGATAAGATGATGGACAGCGAAGGTACTCGCGAACGGGCCGATAAAGTACAAGCCCTTCTGGAAGCGGAAAAAGACGGCAAAGAAGCCTTGGAAAAGGTTTACGGCTTGCGTCGGTTCCTCGTAAAACGCAGTCAGTGGATCTTCGGCGGCGACGGCTGGGCTTATGATATCGGATACGGCGGTTTGGATCATGTCCTGGCTATGAACGAAGATGTAAACGTCCTCGTATTCGATACGGAAGTATATTCCAACACTGGCGGTCAGTCTTCAAAAGCGACGCCGACGGCAGCTGTCGCGCAGTTTGCCGCAGCCGGTAAACGGACGAAGAAGAAGGACCTCGGCATGATGGAAGCTACGTACGGCTATGTTTATGTCGCACAGGTTGCTATGGGCGCCGATAAGAATCAATTCATGAAAGCCCTTAAAGAAGCGGAAGCATATCCGGGACCGTCTCTCATCATCGGTTACGCGCCTTGCATTAACCACGGTCTGAAGCTCGGTCAGGGCCAAAGCCAGCTCGAACAGAAACTGGCCGTTGAATCAGGGTACTGGCACCTTTGGAGATATAATCCGCTCCTCAAGAAGGAAGGCAAGAATCCGTTCATACTCGATTCTAAACCGCCAAAAGGTAATTTCCGCGAATTCCTCATGGGCGAAACACGCTTCTCGTCCTTACAGCGTACATTCCCTGAAATCGCCGAAGCTCTCTTCCAGAAGACGGAAGAAGATGCTAAAGAACGGTATGAAAGCTATGTACGGATGGAAAAATCCATGTCTTTAGATGTAAAAGAAGAATTGGAACTCACCAAATAA